A part of Vespula pensylvanica isolate Volc-1 chromosome 20, ASM1446617v1, whole genome shotgun sequence genomic DNA contains:
- the LOC122636176 gene encoding uncharacterized protein LOC122636176, with protein sequence MSRELAFRNHRYKSDVDYVVKVAKTLLTPIGIWPLYRSDSLSDKIKMYAQISLVFSLMCCLLIPHLIYTYFDAEKLTKMMKVIAAQVFSTLAIVKFWTVIINRKEIGYCLLEMERQYKDVECEEDRSVMVKSAKIGRLFTIAYLSLSYGGALPYHIIMPLVADPIVKDDNTTMLPLPYLSDYIFFVVDTSPILEIFFVGQIFVSSLILSTNCGVYSLIANCVMHACCLFEVVRRQIDTIFEYENENLRKRIYNIVDNHLQAIKYAEKIEQAMNIVFLCEMVGCTIIICFLEFGVLVECIKLGNITFLSHLPYLSPYV encoded by the exons atgagtaGGGAGTTAGCCTTTCGTAATCATCGATATAAATCCGATGTTGACTACGTGGTGAAAGTGGCGAAAACACTATTGACGCCGATTGGTATCTGGCCGCTCTATCGAAGTGATAGCTTGTCTGACAAGATTAAAATGTATGCTCAAATCAGCCTGGTCTTTAGCCTGATGTGTTGTCTTTTGATACCTCATTTGATCTATACGTATTTCGACGCGGAGAAGTTAACCAAAATGATGAAGGTCATCGCAGCCCAGGTCTTCAGTACGCTAGCGATCGTGAAATTTTGGACGGTGATtataaacagaaaagagaTTGGATATTGTTTGTTGGAAATGGAAAGGCAATACAAAGATGTCGAGTGCGAGGAGGATCGTTCTGTGATGGTGAAGAGCGCCAAGATCGGTAGACTCTTCACCATCGCTTATTTGAGTTTATCCTACGGCGGAGCTCTAccttatcatattattatgcCTTTGGTAGCCGATCCAATCGTAAAGGATGATAACACGACGATGTTACCTCTACCCTATCTCAGTGattacattttcttcgtcgttgatACTTCGCCCATTCTGGAGATCTTTTTCGTCGGTCAGATCTTTGTCAGTAGTCTTATACTCTCAACAAATTGTGGCGTTTACAGTCTAATCGCAAACTGCGTCATGCATGCCTGCTGTCTCTTCGAGGTCGTCCGTAGACAGATCGACACGATCTTTGAGTACGAAAACGAAAATCTGCGTAAGAGAATCTATAACATCGTTGATAATCATCTTCAAGCGATCAA GTACGCTGAGAAGATCGAACAGGCAATGAATATCGTATTTCTTTGCGAGATGGTTGGCTGTACCATTATCATATGTTTCCTCGAATTTGGAGTCCTTGTG